A genomic region of Gossypium hirsutum isolate 1008001.06 chromosome D01, Gossypium_hirsutum_v2.1, whole genome shotgun sequence contains the following coding sequences:
- the LOC107921291 gene encoding actin-interacting protein 1-2, with product MASLIETYACAPSTERGRGILISGDPKTNSILYCNARSVFIRYLDRPLHIAVYGDHSYPVTVARYSPNGEWIASADVSGIIRIWGTHNDFVLKNEFKVLSGRIDDLQWSPDGLRIVACGDGKGKSFVRAFMWDSGSTVGDFDGHSKRVLSCHFKPTRPFRIASCGEDFLVNFYEGPPFKFKLSHREHSNFVNCIRFSPDGSKLISVSSDKKGIIYDAKTGDTMGQLSSEDGHTGSIYAVSWSGDGKHVLTVSADKTAKIWEIFEDGTGKVSKTLECSGSGGVEDMLVGCLWQNGHLITVSLSGTINLYSASDPDKQPLCLSGHMKNVNTLTLIESNEKIILSSSFDGSILRWTPGTGHSGKLQRKDSSQIKCLVATKEEIMTSGYDNKVWRISLDQDKAGEAEHIDVGSQPKDLSQAINSPDLALVSLDSGVVLLKDMQILSNINLGFSVTASVIAPDGSEAIVGGQDGKLHIYSVSGDSLTEEATLEKHRGPISVIRYSPDFSMFASADLNREAVVWDRTSKEVKLNNMLFHTARINCLAWSPNSTMVATGSLDTCVIIYEVGKPASSRITVKNAHPGGVYGLVFIDACNVASSGEDACIRVWKIVQQ from the exons atggCTAGTCTCATTGAAACCTATGCCTGCGCCCCTTCCACGGAACGAGGCCGTGGAATTCTAATCTCCGGCGATCCCAAAACCAACTCCATCCTTTACTGCAACGCAAGGTCCGTTTTCATTCGTTACCTTGACCGCCCTCTTCACATCGCCGTTTATGGAGATCACAGCTATCCCGTCACTGTCGCTCGTTACTCCCCCAACGGCGAGTGGATTGCCTCCGCTGACGTCTCTGGAATTATACGAATCTGGGGTACTCATAACGACTTCGTTTTGAAGAATGAGTTCAAGGTCCTTTCCGGTCGGATCGATGATCTACAGTGGTCCCCTGATGGCTTAAGGATCGTTGCCTGTGGCGATGGCAAAGGAAAATCCTTTGTTCGCGCTTTTAT GTGGGATTCGGGGTCAACAGTGGGGGACTTTGATGGCCACTCGAAGAGGGTGCTAAGCTGTCATTTTAAACCGACGAGGCCATTTCGAATTGCAAGTTGTGGAGAAGATTTCTTGGTGAATTTTTATGAAGGTCCACCCTTTAAGTTCAAGTTATCTCACAG GGAGCATTCAAATTTTGTCAACTGCATTAGATTTTCCCCAGATGGCAGCAAACTAATTAGCGTAAGCTCAGATAAGAAGGGTATAATATATGATGCAAAGACTGGCGACACAATGGGGCAGTTGTCCAGTGAAGATGGTCATACAGGTAGCATTTATGCTGTTAGCTGGAGTGGAGATGGTAAACAT GTACTAACTGTTTCTGCTGACAAGACTGCCAAGATATGGGAGATTTTTGAGGATGGTACTGGAAAAGTAAGTAAAACTTTGGAATGCTCTGGATCTGGTGGAGTGGAAGACATGCTTGTTGGATGTCTGTGGCAGAATGGTCATCTCATTACAGTTTCCCTTTCTGGCACAATTAACTTATACTCTGCTAGTGATCctgataaacaaccattatgtttGTCTGGACATATGAAGAACGTAAATACATTAACTTTAATCGAAAGCAACGAAAAGATTATTCTATCCAGCAGCTTCGATGGATCTATCCTTCGATGGACTCCAGGGACTGGACACAGTGGCAAATTACAGAGGAAAGATAGTTCTCAAATTAAATGTTTGGTTGCTACAAAAGAGGAGATAATGACATCTGGATACGACAATAAG GTATGGAGAATTTCTCTTGATCAAGACAAAGCTGGAGAGGCAGAACATATAGATGTTGGCAGTCAACCAAAGGACTTGAGCCAGGCCATTAATTCCCCTGATCTGGCTTTAGTTTCATTGGATTCTGGAGTTGTATTGCTTAAGGATATGCAAATACTTTCAAACATCAACCTTGGATTTTCAGTGACAGCGTCTGTTATTGCACCTGATGGAAGTGAGGCAATTGTGGGGGGCCAGGATGGTAAGTTGCATATATATTCTGTCTCAGGTGATTCTCTTACAGAAGAAGCAACCCTTGAGAAGCATAGAGGTCCAATTAGCGTAATACGGTATTCACCAGATTTTTCCATGTTTGCTTCTGCTGATCTAAACCGCGAAGCAGTTGTTTGGGATCGTACCTCCAAAGAG GTGAAGCTTAATAACATGTTGTTCCACACAGCTCGTATCAATTGCCTTGCTTGGTCTCCTAATAGCACTATGGTTGCTACAGGATCACTAGACACTTGTGTAATCATATATGAAGTTGGGAAACCTGCTTCAAGTCGCATAACTGTTAAGAATGCTCATCCTGGTGGAGTTTATGGTTTGGTTTTTATTGATGCCTGCAATGTGGCTAGTTCAGGGGAGGACGCCTGCATTCGTGTCTGGAAGATAGTGCAGCAATAA